One Pseudostreptobacillus hongkongensis genomic region harbors:
- a CDS encoding DNA adenine methylase: protein MKNEQKCKPFLKWAGGKGQLIEEIEKFYPFNDKINKYAEPFIGGGAILFDILNKYDLKNIYISDINKELLNCYIVIKENVGLLINLLKKMEIEFLDKIEEERKIYYYSKREEFNFLKKDLNKNAVKLAALMIFLNRTCFNGLYRVNKKGDFNVPMGNYKMPKICDEENLLNISVKLQKVNIVYGDYTKSYNFVDENTFVYFDPPYRPLNKTASFTSYTEFSFEDKEQKELSEYFELLNKKNAKLLLSNSDPKNENIDDDFFDELYKKFHIKRVRSQRAINSKGTNRGKITEILVSNIKIKE from the coding sequence ATGAAAAATGAACAAAAATGTAAACCGTTTTTAAAATGGGCAGGGGGTAAAGGACAATTAATTGAGGAGATAGAAAAATTTTATCCATTTAATGATAAAATAAATAAATATGCAGAACCTTTTATAGGGGGAGGTGCTATTTTATTTGATATTTTAAATAAATACGATTTAAAGAATATATATATAAGTGATATTAATAAAGAGTTGTTAAATTGTTATATTGTAATAAAGGAAAATGTAGGTTTATTGATAAATTTATTAAAAAAAATGGAAATAGAATTTTTGGATAAAATAGAAGAAGAAAGAAAAATATATTATTATAGTAAAAGAGAAGAATTTAATTTTTTAAAAAAAGACTTAAATAAAAATGCTGTTAAACTTGCGGCTTTGATGATTTTTTTAAATAGAACATGCTTTAACGGTCTTTATCGTGTAAATAAAAAAGGAGATTTTAATGTACCGATGGGGAATTACAAAATGCCTAAAATATGTGATGAAGAAAATCTATTAAATATTTCTGTTAAATTACAAAAGGTGAATATTGTTTATGGAGATTATACAAAATCATATAATTTTGTAGATGAAAATACATTTGTTTATTTTGATCCTCCGTATAGACCGTTAAATAAAACGGCTTCTTTTACTTCTTATACAGAATTTTCTTTTGAAGATAAAGAACAAAAAGAACTTTCAGAGTATTTTGAATTATTGAATAAAAAAAATGCAAAATTATTGTTAAGTAATTCAGATCCTAAAAATGAAAATATTGATGATGATTTTTTTGATGAACTTTATAAGAAATTTCATATAAAAAGAGTAAGGTCACAAAGAGCGATAAATAGTAAAGGAACAAATAGGGGGAAAATAACAGAAATCTTAGTTAGTAATATAAAAATTAAGGAGTGA
- a CDS encoding TRM11 family SAM-dependent methyltransferase — translation MVKKIKQWGPEEFELKLNSVWSFPDRGKWATHDAKYRGNWSPYIARNLLLRYSNEEDLVLDQFAGGGTTLIEAKLLNRNIIGVDINENSLNICKTKCDFDYENEGKVYLHKGDARNLDFISDEKIDFICTHPPYANIIQYSENIKEDLSHLKIPEFLKEMEKVAHESYRVLKKDKYCAILMGDTRIKGHIQPLGFEVMKLFEKSGFKLKEIIIKEQHNCRATGYWKTNSIKYNFLLIAHEYLFIFKK, via the coding sequence ATGGTAAAAAAAATAAAACAATGGGGACCTGAAGAATTTGAATTAAAGTTAAATAGTGTTTGGAGTTTTCCGGATAGAGGAAAATGGGCAACTCATGATGCTAAATATAGAGGAAATTGGTCACCATACATAGCTCGAAATCTTTTATTGAGATATTCTAATGAAGAAGATTTAGTATTAGATCAATTTGCAGGTGGTGGTACTACTTTAATTGAAGCAAAATTATTAAATAGAAATATAATAGGTGTTGATATAAATGAAAATTCTTTAAATATTTGTAAGACTAAATGTGATTTTGATTATGAAAATGAAGGAAAAGTTTATTTACACAAAGGAGATGCAAGAAATTTAGATTTTATTTCAGATGAAAAAATAGATTTTATTTGTACACATCCCCCTTACGCTAATATAATTCAATATAGTGAAAATATCAAAGAAGATCTATCGCATTTAAAAATACCTGAATTTCTAAAAGAAATGGAAAAAGTTGCTCATGAATCATATAGAGTATTAAAAAAAGATAAATATTGTGCAATTTTGATGGGAGATACTAGAATAAAAGGTCATATTCAACCTTTAGGTTTTGAAGTTATGAAACTTTTTGAAAAATCAGGTTTTAAATTAAAAGAAATTATTATAAAAGAACAACATAATTGTAGGGCAACTGGTTATTGGAAGACAAATAGTATAAAATATAATTTTTTATTAATAGCACATGAATATTTGTTTATATTTAAAAAATAA
- a CDS encoding type II restriction endonuclease: protein MNKRDFNEWLSEFRESISNYKYYIDFEKVFRNVDKIKVELNILNSLIGSKNIKEDFKNIISKYPETLKCIPILLAVRSNEIYAIDFEGEYKYNFKNLNYSLEQYVIFMEKTGLFELIKNKIINNLLDYVTGVETGLDSNGRKNRGGHLMEDLVESFIYKAGFKKDETYFKEMYISQIQKKWGVDLSSVSNTGKTEKRFDFVIKTKKQIYVIETNFYASSGSKLNETARSYKTITKEIEEIDDVTFIWFTDGIGWKNAKNNLEETFDVLEHLYNINDLENDIITKVIK from the coding sequence ATGAATAAACGAGATTTTAATGAATGGTTAAGTGAATTTAGAGAAAGTATTTCAAATTATAAATACTATATTGATTTTGAAAAAGTTTTTAGAAATGTTGATAAAATAAAGGTTGAATTAAATATTTTAAATTCATTAATAGGGTCTAAAAATATCAAAGAAGATTTTAAAAATATAATTAGTAAATATCCTGAAACATTAAAATGTATTCCGATTTTGTTAGCTGTAAGAAGTAATGAAATATATGCTATTGATTTTGAGGGAGAATATAAATATAATTTTAAAAATCTTAATTACTCTTTAGAACAATATGTGATTTTTATGGAAAAAACAGGATTATTTGAATTAATTAAAAATAAAATAATTAATAATTTATTAGATTATGTTACAGGGGTTGAAACAGGTTTGGATTCTAATGGTAGAAAAAATCGTGGTGGACACTTAATGGAAGATTTAGTTGAATCTTTTATTTATAAAGCAGGATTTAAAAAAGATGAGACTTATTTTAAAGAAATGTATATTAGTCAAATCCAAAAAAAATGGGGAGTTGATTTATCCTCTGTATCTAATACAGGTAAAACTGAAAAAAGATTTGATTTTGTTATTAAAACTAAAAAACAAATATATGTTATTGAAACTAATTTTTATGCTTCAAGTGGTTCTAAATTAAATGAAACGGCAAGAAGCTATAAAACAATAACTAAAGAAATAGAAGAAATAGATGATGTAACATTTATTTGGTTTACTGATGGAATAGGTTGGAAAAATGCAAAAAATAATTTAGAAGAAACATTTGATGTGTTAGAACACCTTTATAATATAAATGATTTAGAGAATGATATTATAACTAAAGTTATAAAATAA
- a CDS encoding aminotransferase class V-fold PLP-dependent enzyme, with product MLNLQIIGKDIQYILPLLDMEGVCVSGGSACQSRSLRFSQVLLEQGLSVDEAMSSIRISFSIENSFDEIDSFIDILKKIL from the coding sequence ATATTAAATCTACAAATTATAGGGAAAGATATACAATATATTTTACCACTTTTAGATATGGAAGGAGTGTGTGTTTCTGGGGGTTCTGCATGTCAAAGTAGATCACTTAGGTTCTCTCAAGTATTACTTGAACAAGGTTTAAGTGTTGATGAAGCTATGAGTTCAATAAGAATTAGTTTTTCTATAGAAAATAGTTTTGATGAAATAGATTCATTTATAGATATATTGAAAAAAATATTGTAA